Proteins found in one Cellulomonas palmilytica genomic segment:
- a CDS encoding RNA-binding S4 domain-containing protein, translating into MSHPDEPIRLGQFLKLVNLAESGGHARALLDDGAVTVNGEPETRRGRQLRAGDVVEVDLPGGVQRVTVEL; encoded by the coding sequence GTGAGCCACCCCGACGAGCCGATCCGCCTCGGCCAGTTCCTCAAGCTCGTGAACCTCGCCGAGTCCGGCGGGCACGCCCGCGCACTCCTCGACGACGGCGCCGTCACGGTCAACGGCGAGCCCGAGACGCGCCGCGGCCGCCAGCTGCGCGCCGGCGACGTCGTCGAGGTCGACCTGCCCGGCGGCGTGCAGCGCGTGACCGTCGAGCTCTGA
- a CDS encoding ArsR/SmtB family transcription factor has product MHPMDALGDPVRRRLVELVGAGEQPAGDLAAAVGAEFGISQPAVSRHLRVLREAGLVESRPRGTVRLYALRPDAVDEVGRWADEVVRAWRPRLDALATEVARGRRASRVGDEGAGRPDAAGPSTPRPSTARPSTARPSTAPHEEDA; this is encoded by the coding sequence ATGCACCCGATGGACGCTCTCGGTGACCCGGTCCGCCGGCGCCTCGTCGAGCTCGTCGGTGCGGGCGAGCAGCCCGCGGGCGACCTCGCGGCGGCCGTCGGTGCGGAGTTCGGGATCAGCCAGCCCGCGGTGTCCCGGCACCTGCGGGTCCTGCGCGAGGCCGGTCTCGTCGAGTCCCGTCCGCGCGGCACGGTCCGCCTGTACGCGCTGCGCCCGGACGCGGTCGACGAGGTGGGGCGCTGGGCCGACGAGGTCGTGCGGGCGTGGCGACCGCGCCTCGACGCCCTGGCGACCGAGGTCGCCCGCGGGCGTCGCGCGTCGCGCGTCGGCGACGAGGGCGCGGGACGACCCGACGCCGCTGGACCCAGCACGCCACGTCCCAGCACGGCACGTCCCAGCACGGCACGTCCCAGCACGGCACCGCACGAGGAGGACGCATGA